The proteins below are encoded in one region of Euzebya sp.:
- a CDS encoding PaaI family thioesterase, which translates to MTHPPLALDRDGVCDYLAEVWPEAAGSFADGLVELEPGFARFVRRTGPADVRPGGTVSGPTLMHAVDEGGYALVLGHLGPAALAVTSHLSMDFLRRPTTGDLVVDVELLKLGRTQVPMAARVFVDDPGTPPVAVATIVYSRALVAGEG; encoded by the coding sequence ATGACCCACCCGCCGCTCGCGCTCGACCGCGACGGCGTCTGCGACTACCTGGCGGAGGTCTGGCCCGAGGCGGCGGGCAGCTTCGCCGACGGTCTCGTCGAGCTGGAGCCGGGGTTCGCGCGGTTCGTCCGCCGCACCGGGCCGGCGGACGTCCGACCGGGCGGGACGGTGTCGGGGCCGACGCTGATGCACGCCGTCGATGAGGGCGGGTACGCCCTGGTCCTCGGCCACCTCGGCCCCGCGGCGCTGGCCGTCACCAGCCACCTGTCCATGGACTTCCTGCGACGCCCGACCACCGGCGACCTCGTCGTCGACGTCGAGCTGCTGAAGCTCGGCCGCACCCAGGTGCCCATGGCCGCCCGGGTCTTCGTCGACGACCCCGGCACCCCGCCGGTGGCGGTCGCGACGATCGTCTACTCGCGTGCCCTCGTCGCGGGGGAGGGGTAG